The Streptomyces sp. JB150 genomic interval GCCGCCCCGCGAGCTGTTTCACCGGTTCGGGTGGCACCGCGACATCGTCCTCCGGCAGCCAGGGAGCGATCGCCACCACCGAGTTGACGGCCTCGTGCCCGCCCGCGCGCAGCGCCGCCCGCGCGCCCATGTCGACGCCGGTGAGACACACCGGCACGTCCCCGTACCGCCGGACGATCTCGTCCACGGCCCAGGACGCGTCGCTCGCCAGCCGCGCGTCGCCGCCGTTCCAGCCGCGATAGCGGTAGTGCACGACGTGGACGGCGAGGCCGTCGCCGCCGCCCGCCCGGGTCAGCCGCCGCCCCAACGCCCGTACCGACGCGGCCGCCAGGAGTGCGGACGGTCTGCGGTCGGAGGTCTCCTCGCCGCCGGGGAGCAGCAGTACCACACCGCTCACCGCGGTCGGCTCCGGACCGAACGCCCGCCCCAGCCGGGCCCTGCGAACCGCCGTCGCTTGCTGTGCCATGACAGAACAGTGTCAGAAGACGCCGGGTACGCCATCCGTCCGTGCGGTCACCTTTGCGTATCGACGCGGAGGTGCGGAACGCGCTCTACGCGCGTAGGCGTTATGGTGCGCGAATGACGAGCCAGACCGAACGGACGGGGACCACCCCGAGCTCGGACCAGATCCGCCGGGCACCCAAAGTTCTGCTCCACGACCACCTCGACGGCGGCCTGCGCCCCTCCACGGTCGTCGACCTGGCCCTCGAGGCCGGATACGCCCACCTCCCGGAGACCGACCCCGGCAAACTCGGCCTCTGGTTCCGCGAGGCCGCCGACTCCGGCTCCCTGGAGCGGTACCTGGAGACCTTCTCGCACACCGTCGGCGTCATGCAGAGCCGCGACGCGCTGTTCCGGGTCGCCGCCGAGTGCGTCGAGGACCTCGCCGCGGACGGCGTCGTCTACGCCGAGGTCCGCTACGCCCCCGAACAGCACCTCGACGGCGGGCTCGGCCTCGAAGAGGTCGTCGAGGCCGTGAACGAGGGCTTCCGCGAGGGCGAGCGGCGGGCCGGCAAGGCCGGCCGGCGCATCCGCGTGGGCGCGCTGCTCACCGCCATGCGGCACGCAGCCCGTTCCCTGGAGATCGCCGAGCTCGCCAACCGCTACCGCGACGAGGGCGTCGTCGGCTTCGACATCGCGGGCGCCGAGGCCGGCCACCCGCCCACCCGCCACCTCGACGCCTTCGAGTACCTGAAGCGGGAGAACAACCACTTCACCATCCACGCCGGCGAGGCCTTCGGGCTGCCGTCCATCTGGCAGGCGCTCCAGTGGTGCGGCGCCGACCGGCTCGGCCACGGGGTGCGCATCGTCGACGACATCGAGGTCGCCGAGGACGGCACCGTCCGCCTCGGCCGGCTCGCCTCCTACGTCCGCGACAAGCGGATCCCGCTGGAGCTGTGCCCCAGCTCCAACCTCCAGACCGGCGCCGCCCGCTCCTACGCCGAGCACCCCATCGGCCTGCTGCGCCGCCTGCACTTCCGGGTCACGGTCAACACCGACAACCGCCTGATGTCCGGCACGAGCATGAGCCGGGAATTCGAGCACCTTGTCGAGGTGTTCGGTTACACGCTCGACGACCTGCAGTGGTTCTCCGTCAATGCGATGAAATCAGCGTTCATTCCTTTCGATGAACGACTGGCCATGATCAATGACGTCATCAAACCCGGATATGCCGGTCTGAAATCCGAGTGGCTGTTTCAGCAGACGGCCTCCACCAGCGGTTTCACCCCTCCGCAGGTCTGATTCCGGGCGGTCGGGGGACCAGGGCGGTGAAGAGGCGTTCACCATCCGTCCGCATTTCGATGTTTGCGGTGGACGGGCCCGAGTGTTTACGTTTCTGGGCGCCTCTCGCAACCCACCGTCATCCCGATTTCTTTCGAGTCAGTCAAGGACGCAATTCACCATGAAGCAGTCTGCTGCCAAGACCCTCGGTGTCGCCGCCCTCGGCGTCGCCTTCGCCGCCGCCGGTGCGGGTGCCGCCAACGCCGCCCCGAGCCTCGCGGACACCACCGGCACGGTCCCGGACACCGTCAACCGCACCCTCCCGGCGGAGAACCTCGACCGGACCGTGCCGGGCGCGAGCGAGGCGCTGGCCCAGGGGCAGACCACACTGGAGGCGGGCCTGCGGGCCGCGCAGCCCGCCGCCGAGCAGGTGCTCGCCGAGGGCCCGACCGGTCCGTTCGCCCACCTGCTCGGCGGTCTGCCGGTGCAGGGGCTGCCCACGCCCGGCCTGTCGGTGAACGGCGTCCCGCTGGGCTGACCGCCCTCCGCACGCCCCGACGGGGCGCACCTCCGGCCGCCCCGGGGTGCGCCCCGCCGCTGTGTCCGCGACGGCCCGCTCACCAGGCCGTACGCGTGGCGCCGCCGGCCTTGCCCTCCGAGGGCAGCAGGATCCACAGCGCGAGATAGAGCAGGAACTGGGGTCCCGGCAGCAGGCAGGAGACCAGGAAGATCACCCGCATCGTCCTCGCGGAGGTGCCGAAGCGCCGTGCCAGCGCTGCGCACACTCCGCCGATCATCCGGCCGCTGGTGGGGCGGGCAAGGCGGGACATGGCGACTCCTTCGTGCTCGCGGGGAGCGTCGGGCGAGGCGGCCCGTCCGGCCCCCTCATCTGCCCTCCACGTTACGGAGCCGAAGGGGGCAAAGCATCACTCCACGGGGCGATCCCGACCCTGGGAATCGTCGGGGTCCGCCCCTGAGACGGCCCCTCCGGGGAGGCCTGCGGCCGGTGTTCCGCCCGGCGCCGCAGCCACGCCCGCCCGGCCGGAACCACCAGCAGATGCGCCAGCGCCACGCCCGTGGTGTTCAGCAGCAGCGAGTCCACGTCCACGACCCGCCCCGGCACCCCGCTCTGCGCCAGCTCGATGGCCAGCGAGATCAGCACTCCGGCGGCGGTGGTCCGGACGAAGGAGACCAGCGGGGAGACGGTCAGCCGCCCGCCCGCCATCGGCAGCAGCACCCCGAGCGGCGCCAGCAGCGCCAGCCCCTCCCCGATCCGCCGGGCCGCCTGCGGCCAGCCCAGCGCCAGATCGGCCCGGATGCCGTCCAGCGGACGCAGATTGCCGGGCATCACCCAGGGCAGGTCCAGCGGACGCAGCGTCAGCCAGGCGACGAGCGCGAGGTGCGCGACGAGGAGGACACCCCCTGTCACCCGGATGCGGATCGCGGCGCTGCCGCCCCTGGAGCCTTGACGCTGCACGCCCCCCTAGACGCGGCCCGCGCCGGGATCGGTTCCGTGTTCCCCCGCCCGGCCCCGATGAGGCGTCCACCACACCCGCGGACCGCGACGCACGCCCGCCCGGCGGGAGCGCGCGGGGCGCGAGGAGCGGGACGCGGGGCGCGGGCGCCCTCAGTCGTCCGACACGGCCGACGAGGGCGGCTCCGTCGCGCCGGGGTGGGCGCGCAGTTCGTCCGTGCACTCGTAGCGGCGCGGTGCGGTCTCGTCGGGGCCGCCCAGGATGACCGAGCCGTCGCCCTCGGCCGCCGCCGAGTCGGAGAACGTGCAGACGACCTGGGCCAGGGCGGCGCCGGGGAGCGCGGCCGGCGGGGTGCTCAGCCG includes:
- a CDS encoding alpha/beta hydrolase; translation: MAQQATAVRRARLGRAFGPEPTAVSGVVLLLPGGEETSDRRPSALLAAASVRALGRRLTRAGGGDGLAVHVVHYRYRGWNGGDARLASDASWAVDEIVRRYGDVPVCLTGVDMGARAALRAGGHEAVNSVVAIAPWLPEDDVAVPPEPVKQLAGRRVLMVHGTNDERTDPELSFRLAARLKKVNREVCRFEVHSDRHRLRQHREEVGALVEDFVMGAMFGRPLSRPVEDALAAPPPLGLRMPLAAGFGTSLRRR
- a CDS encoding adenosine deaminase codes for the protein MTSQTERTGTTPSSDQIRRAPKVLLHDHLDGGLRPSTVVDLALEAGYAHLPETDPGKLGLWFREAADSGSLERYLETFSHTVGVMQSRDALFRVAAECVEDLAADGVVYAEVRYAPEQHLDGGLGLEEVVEAVNEGFREGERRAGKAGRRIRVGALLTAMRHAARSLEIAELANRYRDEGVVGFDIAGAEAGHPPTRHLDAFEYLKRENNHFTIHAGEAFGLPSIWQALQWCGADRLGHGVRIVDDIEVAEDGTVRLGRLASYVRDKRIPLELCPSSNLQTGAARSYAEHPIGLLRRLHFRVTVNTDNRLMSGTSMSREFEHLVEVFGYTLDDLQWFSVNAMKSAFIPFDERLAMINDVIKPGYAGLKSEWLFQQTASTSGFTPPQV
- a CDS encoding ATP-binding protein — encoded protein: MKQSAAKTLGVAALGVAFAAAGAGAANAAPSLADTTGTVPDTVNRTLPAENLDRTVPGASEALAQGQTTLEAGLRAAQPAAEQVLAEGPTGPFAHLLGGLPVQGLPTPGLSVNGVPLG
- a CDS encoding PspC domain-containing protein → MSRLARPTSGRMIGGVCAALARRFGTSARTMRVIFLVSCLLPGPQFLLYLALWILLPSEGKAGGATRTAW
- a CDS encoding VanZ family protein — its product is MQRQGSRGGSAAIRIRVTGGVLLVAHLALVAWLTLRPLDLPWVMPGNLRPLDGIRADLALGWPQAARRIGEGLALLAPLGVLLPMAGGRLTVSPLVSFVRTTAAGVLISLAIELAQSGVPGRVVDVDSLLLNTTGVALAHLLVVPAGRAWLRRRAEHRPQASPEGPSQGRTPTIPRVGIAPWSDALPPSAP